A stretch of the Bacillus sp. B-jedd genome encodes the following:
- a CDS encoding beta-N-acetylglucosaminidase domain-containing protein, whose amino-acid sequence MKKSFLLNLTIIFAVIFSTFSGFIAPVTAAAETGKYQIYPNPHEIQYKEAQFDLSDTLNIVYESKVDSYTKKRVEEIAASKNISFTVSNEIVPDKTNFLVGIYQSNEYVDQYFKEKQLSDASVLAKLDANIVSIEENVIAVLGKDVDSAFYGVTTVKHIFKQMKDRTIQELTIKDYADVKGRGFIEGYYGEPWSNEDRAELMTYGGEFKMNSYIYAPKDDPKHNGKWRELYTKEELEKISKLAEAGNASKTRFVYTLHPFMNNAIRFNTEENYQADLNVIKTKFTQLMDAGVRKFGILADDAGVPPQGAQTYVRLMTDLTNWLIEQQSSYDGLVIDMIFCPNDYMGWGTSPQIQTLKQLPKSVSIIQTGGKVWGEVSNNFTQTFTNNAGRGPFLWINWPCTDNSKKHLIMGGNETFLQPNVNPENIEGIVLNPMQQSEASKSAIFANADYAWNIWDNVEQAKKNWNDSFAYMDHLNINETPASNALRELSKHMINQAMDSRVAKLEESVELAPKLNAFKAALGKEKITGQAQGLIKEFEIIRDAALTYKANPGNPRTRDQIIYWLDSAVDTADAAISLLQAEIAHEQGDKSAVWENYSQGQASFDASKNHPFSYIDHYEYAEVGVQHIVPFIKTLLNDVSIKVQSIVNPDSNAVRVITNRTDTPTGGLENLLDNKLSTEVVFKNPNSISIGTYIGVLYEKPLTMNTVRFELGAIANSNDTFTESKAQYTVDGENWLDIEGALYGHVNKVVLENLNLKARGIRLIATKDRPNTWFGIKDIVVNETTEENKTPKYQLMVPSHFKVYQGTEANLFDGNDNTFIWYNPSGTIRDTSVAGDYIGVDLQKVTDLGKVYFAVGRDNGDKWTEYQLEYSTDNVNYTLYRKYTGKTSGMDKVEEDLTGIQARYVRLKNLKTVPVWIKFSEIRIDLPKTTAAFTYTNNNDYKKITAVHSLENTSLSKTANITLKPKEYVGVKLERIKELEQVSVNATSESLTVQASANEIEWKTPSEGTIARYVRLLNNTEEDITFDLNKFSVSSKEIYGPSFVGTDMGISPAYAASDSRNAGTLLAPFDKKFGTKAIFTDYQRKGQSITYSVGEPRVFNSLRVYNEENNINYIRDAKVQLSMDNENWTDVITLGDGVDNLAGGKADYSDMIADGYTHDSANPGNYYYGNDNIGAIKAKYIRILFTANYLTRFAHINEFVINGGEYVKTENNPTYVADPIEEEGFGPERLRDGDLTTAFKPNMTGKTKGSLTYRLSEKTDVSVITIVQGSKAISNAKVSARVGEDEWVDLGVLDKSLNTFYNPNYEHIFEIKLTWGNVQPVIYELNTSTNKELLPDRSILKGLLAEQLDESQFTKDSFSTYQTAFEKAKGVYDNTQAMQAEIDNASKDLSAAKAQLVFSIDLGTEHAAKVSLTKEQAQFSKENGTPLNVMNDEIQLLIPTAFVSEESFELALERLKDINKAKSPAYDLSISINGEEVRQFEDLITVTLALDGRKVKDSKNLKVFYFDEQAKEWVLVPGATLEDGKVSVETNHFGTLTVLEAAGDKAEQGTQVPKKNKNKQE is encoded by the coding sequence TTGAAGAAAAGCTTTTTGCTAAATTTGACTATTATCTTTGCAGTTATTTTTAGTACTTTTAGTGGATTTATTGCCCCCGTAACAGCTGCCGCGGAAACAGGGAAGTATCAAATTTATCCAAACCCCCATGAAATACAATATAAAGAAGCTCAATTTGATTTAAGTGATACATTAAATATTGTCTATGAATCGAAGGTTGATTCCTATACGAAAAAAAGAGTCGAGGAAATAGCCGCCAGTAAAAATATTTCTTTCACGGTATCGAATGAAATCGTTCCCGATAAAACTAACTTCCTGGTCGGGATTTATCAATCTAATGAATATGTCGATCAATATTTTAAAGAAAAGCAATTAAGTGATGCCTCAGTACTGGCAAAACTTGATGCAAATATCGTCTCGATTGAGGAAAACGTTATCGCGGTACTTGGAAAAGATGTGGATTCTGCATTCTATGGAGTTACTACAGTTAAGCATATTTTCAAACAGATGAAGGATCGGACCATTCAAGAATTGACTATTAAAGATTATGCGGATGTAAAAGGCCGTGGGTTCATTGAAGGTTATTATGGCGAACCATGGTCAAATGAAGACCGCGCCGAATTGATGACCTATGGCGGGGAATTCAAAATGAATTCCTATATCTATGCGCCAAAAGATGATCCAAAGCATAATGGCAAATGGCGTGAATTATATACGAAAGAAGAACTTGAGAAAATCAGCAAACTGGCGGAAGCGGGAAATGCAAGCAAAACAAGATTTGTTTATACATTGCATCCATTTATGAATAATGCCATCCGCTTTAATACGGAAGAAAACTATCAAGCAGATCTGAATGTTATTAAGACAAAGTTTACTCAATTAATGGATGCCGGAGTCCGGAAATTTGGTATTTTGGCAGATGATGCAGGAGTACCTCCGCAAGGGGCACAAACATACGTGAGATTGATGACCGATTTGACAAATTGGTTAATTGAGCAACAATCATCCTATGATGGTCTGGTCATAGACATGATTTTCTGTCCGAATGACTATATGGGATGGGGGACTAGCCCTCAAATCCAGACGTTAAAACAGTTGCCGAAGTCTGTCAGCATTATTCAGACAGGCGGCAAAGTCTGGGGAGAGGTTTCTAACAATTTCACTCAGACATTTACGAATAATGCAGGCAGAGGGCCGTTTTTGTGGATCAATTGGCCTTGTACGGATAACTCTAAAAAACACTTGATTATGGGCGGGAATGAAACGTTCCTGCAGCCTAATGTCAACCCGGAAAATATTGAAGGCATTGTGCTGAATCCAATGCAGCAATCCGAAGCTAGCAAGTCGGCTATTTTTGCAAATGCCGATTACGCATGGAATATTTGGGATAATGTTGAGCAGGCAAAGAAAAATTGGAATGACTCATTCGCTTATATGGACCATCTGAATATTAACGAAACACCGGCTTCGAATGCGCTTAGAGAGCTTTCCAAGCATATGATCAACCAGGCGATGGACAGCCGTGTAGCCAAATTGGAAGAATCAGTCGAACTGGCTCCGAAACTAAATGCGTTTAAAGCAGCATTGGGTAAAGAAAAGATTACCGGCCAAGCACAAGGATTAATTAAGGAGTTTGAAATTATCCGGGATGCCGCGCTCACTTATAAGGCCAATCCTGGCAACCCAAGAACAAGGGATCAAATTATTTACTGGCTGGATAGTGCAGTGGATACTGCGGATGCGGCAATTTCTTTATTACAGGCGGAGATTGCCCACGAACAAGGCGATAAATCTGCTGTGTGGGAAAACTACAGCCAGGGCCAAGCTTCGTTCGATGCTTCAAAGAACCATCCGTTTAGTTATATTGACCATTATGAGTATGCTGAAGTAGGCGTGCAGCATATCGTGCCATTTATCAAAACCTTGTTAAATGATGTTTCGATTAAAGTTCAATCGATCGTCAACCCTGATAGCAATGCGGTTAGGGTCATCACCAATCGGACTGATACCCCGACTGGCGGCTTGGAAAATCTGCTTGATAACAAATTAAGTACAGAAGTTGTCTTTAAAAATCCAAACTCGATTTCGATAGGCACTTATATTGGTGTCCTCTATGAAAAGCCATTGACCATGAATACCGTACGTTTTGAATTGGGCGCAATTGCCAATAGCAACGATACCTTTACCGAAAGCAAGGCTCAATACACCGTTGATGGTGAAAATTGGCTGGATATCGAAGGCGCACTATATGGTCATGTCAATAAAGTAGTTTTAGAGAATCTAAACTTAAAAGCAAGAGGGATCCGGTTAATCGCTACGAAGGATCGTCCAAATACATGGTTTGGCATTAAAGATATTGTTGTGAACGAGACAACTGAAGAAAATAAAACGCCAAAATATCAATTAATGGTACCTTCGCACTTTAAAGTGTACCAAGGAACGGAAGCCAATCTATTTGATGGGAATGACAATACTTTTATCTGGTATAACCCATCAGGCACTATTAGAGATACATCCGTTGCCGGAGATTATATAGGTGTGGATTTACAAAAGGTGACTGATTTGGGCAAAGTCTATTTCGCCGTAGGCAGGGATAATGGTGACAAATGGACCGAATACCAATTGGAATATTCAACGGACAATGTGAATTACACCTTGTATAGGAAATATACAGGCAAGACATCAGGGATGGACAAAGTTGAAGAGGATTTGACGGGTATCCAGGCAAGATATGTCCGCCTGAAAAACCTGAAAACTGTACCTGTCTGGATCAAGTTCAGTGAAATCCGAATCGACCTTCCGAAAACAACTGCCGCTTTCACGTATACAAATAATAATGATTATAAGAAGATAACTGCCGTGCATTCACTTGAAAATACGAGTTTATCAAAAACGGCGAATATTACTTTAAAGCCAAAGGAATATGTAGGGGTAAAATTAGAGCGGATAAAAGAACTTGAACAAGTGTCCGTTAATGCAACAAGCGAGTCATTAACGGTACAAGCTTCTGCTAATGAAATTGAATGGAAAACGCCAAGTGAAGGAACCATTGCCCGATATGTAAGACTGCTTAACAACACGGAGGAAGATATCACATTCGACTTGAACAAGTTCAGTGTTTCATCAAAAGAAATTTACGGTCCAAGTTTTGTCGGAACGGATATGGGCATTTCTCCTGCCTACGCTGCTAGTGATTCGAGAAATGCGGGAACACTTCTGGCTCCTTTTGATAAAAAGTTTGGGACGAAAGCGATTTTTACGGATTATCAGCGAAAAGGGCAATCAATTACTTATTCAGTTGGTGAGCCTAGGGTTTTCAATAGTTTACGTGTTTATAACGAGGAAAATAACATTAACTATATCCGCGACGCCAAAGTACAGTTGTCGATGGACAATGAAAACTGGACAGATGTCATTACCTTAGGAGATGGCGTGGACAATCTTGCAGGCGGCAAAGCGGATTATTCTGATATGATTGCTGATGGCTACACACATGATTCCGCTAACCCGGGCAACTATTATTATGGCAATGACAATATTGGCGCCATCAAGGCCAAATATATTAGAATTCTCTTTACCGCGAATTATTTAACAAGATTTGCCCATATTAACGAATTCGTCATTAATGGCGGCGAGTATGTGAAAACTGAGAACAATCCAACCTATGTCGCCGATCCGATTGAAGAAGAAGGGTTTGGTCCTGAACGCCTGCGTGATGGAGATCTCACAACAGCTTTCAAACCAAATATGACTGGCAAAACAAAAGGCTCGTTAACTTACAGGCTGTCCGAAAAAACGGATGTATCAGTTATTACCATTGTGCAGGGTTCAAAAGCTATTTCAAATGCCAAGGTAAGCGCCAGAGTCGGGGAAGATGAGTGGGTTGATCTGGGGGTTTTAGATAAGAGCTTAAACACATTCTATAATCCAAACTATGAACATATTTTTGAAATCAAGCTCACTTGGGGAAATGTCCAGCCGGTTATCTATGAGCTGAACACGTCGACCAATAAAGAACTGCTGCCTGACCGTTCCATTTTGAAAGGGTTATTGGCAGAACAACTGGATGAATCCCAATTTACAAAGGATTCCTTTAGTACCTACCAAACAGCTTTTGAAAAGGCGAAGGGAGTATACGACAACACTCAGGCTATGCAAGCTGAAATTGATAATGCAAGCAAAGATCTCAGCGCCGCAAAAGCCCAGCTTGTCTTTTCCATTGATCTTGGGACGGAGCATGCTGCAAAAGTATCCTTAACAAAAGAACAAGCACAGTTCTCGAAGGAAAACGGAACACCGTTAAATGTGATGAATGATGAGATTCAGCTTTTGATCCCAACTGCTTTCGTATCCGAAGAAAGTTTTGAACTGGCTTTAGAGCGATTAAAGGATATAAACAAAGCGAAAAGCCCAGCTTACGATCTTTCAATATCAATTAACGGAGAAGAAGTTCGCCAATTCGAAGATCTGATTACCGTAACACTTGCATTAGATGGTCGAAAAGTGAAGGATTCGAAAAACTTGAAAGTATTTTATTTCGATGAGCAAGCAAAGGAATGGGTTCTGGTACCTGGCGCAACTCTTGAAGATGGCAAGGTTTCAGTGGAAACGAACCACTTTGGAACATTAACAGTATTAGAGGCAGCCGGAGATAAAGCAGAGCAAGGAACACAAGTACCGAAGAAGAACAAAAACAAGCAGGAATAA
- a CDS encoding DUF6366 family protein, giving the protein MSEEERERLKAEESRRNPAGAFNDASARAYTGSPSSGCIVNIISVLMIIGIVALVRACSS; this is encoded by the coding sequence ATGTCTGAAGAAGAGAGAGAAAGATTGAAGGCGGAAGAATCACGGCGAAATCCAGCAGGCGCGTTTAACGATGCCTCGGCCCGAGCCTATACGGGATCACCAAGCAGTGGTTGTATAGTTAATATCATTTCGGTTTTAATGATTATAGGCATAGTAGCATTAGTAAGAGCGTGTTCCAGCTGA
- a CDS encoding DinB family protein, with protein MAHVEELLADQFLANANDPSWYRPFSESVEDLTEDQAFWKPDEDCHSIAEIVQHLIYWNKSWQARYIESDIDAVPPISSNDLSFKLPEKNTFNELREALLDVLLRWDQLLSVDKIESEVVGFPVKAKWWQILGNATTHNAYHIGQIIYIRKLQDSWKTGK; from the coding sequence ATGGCGCATGTTGAAGAACTTCTGGCTGATCAATTTCTTGCAAATGCGAATGATCCTAGTTGGTATAGACCCTTTTCAGAATCTGTTGAAGATTTGACTGAAGATCAAGCGTTTTGGAAACCGGATGAAGATTGTCACAGTATAGCGGAGATTGTACAGCATTTAATATATTGGAATAAAAGTTGGCAAGCCAGGTACATAGAATCAGATATAGATGCTGTTCCTCCGATTTCAAGTAATGACCTGAGCTTTAAATTACCAGAAAAGAACACATTCAATGAACTAAGAGAAGCTCTGCTTGATGTGCTTTTAAGGTGGGATCAATTATTATCCGTGGACAAAATAGAAAGTGAAGTAGTTGGATTTCCCGTAAAGGCTAAGTGGTGGCAGATTTTAGGTAATGCTACCACTCATAATGCCTATCATATTGGCCAGATTATTTATATCAGGAAGCTGCAAGACAGTTGGAAAACAGGAAAATAG